The Clostridium sp. DL-VIII DNA window ATAGATTGTGATAATGATACTCTTTTAATACTTGTAGATCAAATTGGAGCTGCATGTCACACAGGAAATAAGAGTTGTTTTTATAGAGATTTATAATGAGTTAAAAATTAGAGGAATAATAAACTAGAAAACATCCTTTTAAGTGATTTAAAATAATATTGAATTTTGAAATTATAGATATATTGAAATTTTATTTGGTATCAGGGATTATTAAGGAAAGTCTTTGATTTTTAGGAATAGTTATGAATTTTTGATTGTAAACTTATTTGGATTAAAGTTTGGAGGATAAAGGATGAATGAGAATATTAAAGCTTTATATGATGTGATTTTGGAAAGAAAAATTAATGGTGGAGAAGGTTCCTATACAAATTATCTTTTTGAAAAGGGAATAAATAAAATATTAAAAAAAGTTGGAGAAGAATGTACAGAAGTTATAATAAGTTGCAAGGATGATAATAAGCAAGAACAAATAAATGAAATTTGCGATCTTACGTATCATTTATTAGTATTAATGGCTCAAGTGGGTATT harbors:
- the hisE gene encoding phosphoribosyl-ATP diphosphatase codes for the protein MNENIKALYDVILERKINGGEGSYTNYLFEKGINKILKKVGEECTEVIISCKDDNKQEQINEICDLTYHLLVLMAQVGISVEEISEELEKRKSKINNFKGERKPITDV